A genomic region of Marinihelvus fidelis contains the following coding sequences:
- a CDS encoding MAPEG family protein has product MKVLLYPLLAQVALTFVVMFRMYSARVAEFKEKRIHPQSVPTRAAFREKITDSANSADNFSNLFETPVLFFVAIMLAYTMLIYDPLLLVFAWMYVGCRVVHSFIHCTYNTVMHRFYAFAASAIVLLALWVRLGWLIIQ; this is encoded by the coding sequence ATGAAAGTCCTGCTCTACCCCTTGCTGGCCCAGGTGGCCCTGACCTTCGTGGTCATGTTCCGCATGTACTCGGCGCGCGTGGCCGAGTTCAAGGAAAAACGCATTCACCCGCAGTCGGTGCCCACCCGCGCCGCCTTCCGCGAGAAGATCACCGACTCGGCCAACTCGGCGGACAACTTCAGCAACCTGTTCGAAACGCCGGTGCTGTTCTTCGTCGCCATCATGCTGGCCTACACGATGCTGATCTACGACCCGCTGCTGCTGGTGTTCGCGTGGATGTACGTCGGCTGCCGGGTGGTGCACAGCTTCATCCACTGCACCTACAACACCGTCATGCACCGCTTCTACGCCTTCGCCGCCAGCGCCATCGTGCTGCTGGCGCTGTGGGTGCGCCTGGGCTGGCTGATCATCCAGTGA
- a CDS encoding GFA family protein, giving the protein MNGEAAGVKFEGGCHCGAVHFEVAAPSKWCAHCHCESCRRYHGAGYVTWAGFDVRGFRVTRGEDALRWYESSRDAERGFCGLCGSSMLFRSERSPGEMHIALGSLDGAIDRAPQAHVFFDTHVDWVAIDRELPIHRPND; this is encoded by the coding sequence GTGAACGGCGAGGCGGCAGGCGTGAAGTTCGAGGGCGGCTGCCACTGCGGCGCGGTGCACTTCGAGGTGGCCGCGCCGTCGAAATGGTGCGCCCACTGCCACTGCGAGAGCTGCCGCCGCTACCACGGCGCTGGCTACGTCACCTGGGCGGGCTTCGACGTGCGCGGCTTCCGCGTCACCCGCGGCGAGGACGCGCTGCGCTGGTACGAATCCTCCCGGGACGCCGAGCGCGGTTTCTGCGGCCTGTGCGGTTCCAGCATGCTGTTCCGCTCCGAGCGTTCGCCCGGCGAGATGCACATCGCGCTGGGCAGCCTGGACGGCGCCATCGACCGCGCGCCGCAGGCGCACGTGTTCTTCGACACCCACGTCGACTGGGTCGCCATCGACCGCGAACTGCCCATCCACCGTCCCAACGACTGA
- a CDS encoding DUF1272 domain-containing protein translates to MLELKPNCECCGDTLPPEATNAMICSFECTFCTDCVENELMGTCPNCGGGFERRPIRPEHLLEEYPPADPD, encoded by the coding sequence ATGCTGGAACTGAAACCCAATTGCGAATGCTGCGGCGACACCCTGCCGCCGGAAGCCACGAACGCGATGATCTGCAGCTTCGAGTGCACCTTCTGCACCGACTGCGTCGAGAACGAACTGATGGGCACCTGCCCGAACTGTGGTGGTGGTTTCGAGCGCCGGCCGATTCGCCCCGAACACCTGCTTGAAGAGTATCCGCCCGCCGATCCGGACTAA
- the ung gene encoding uracil-DNA glycosylase, giving the protein MSDTDRIRLEPSWKQRLAPEFEADYMKNLRAFLSERSRAGKTIYPPGKQIFNALDTTPFDQVKVVMLGQDPYHGPGQAHGLCFSVQPGVRTPPSLQNIFREIHDDLGIAPPNHGCLQAWAERGVLLLNAVLTVEQASAGAHQGKGWERFTDAIVKHLNDERDGLVFLLWGSYAQKKGAVIDTHRHCVLKAPHPSPLSAHRGFLGCKHFSKANAWLEQRGLESIDWSLPA; this is encoded by the coding sequence TTGAGCGACACCGACAGAATACGCCTGGAACCGTCCTGGAAACAGCGTCTGGCCCCCGAATTCGAAGCCGACTACATGAAAAACCTGCGCGCCTTCCTGAGTGAGCGCAGCCGCGCCGGCAAAACCATCTACCCGCCCGGCAAACAGATCTTCAACGCCCTCGACACTACCCCGTTCGACCAGGTGAAAGTGGTGATGCTGGGCCAGGACCCCTACCACGGCCCCGGCCAGGCCCACGGCCTGTGCTTCTCGGTACAACCCGGCGTGCGCACACCACCGTCGCTGCAAAATATCTTCCGTGAAATCCACGACGACCTGGGCATCGCCCCACCCAACCACGGCTGCCTGCAGGCCTGGGCCGAGCGCGGCGTGCTGCTACTGAACGCCGTGCTAACGGTGGAACAGGCCAGCGCCGGCGCCCACCAGGGCAAGGGCTGGGAGCGCTTCACCGACGCCATCGTCAAACACCTGAACGACGAACGCGACGGCCTGGTCTTCCTGCTCTGGGGCAGCTATGCCCAAAAAAAAGGCGCCGTCATCGACACCCACCGCCACTGCGTGCTCAAGGCCCCGCACCCCTCACCGCTGTCGGCGCACCGGGGCTTCCTGGGCTGCAAGCACTTTTCGAAGGCGAACGCCTGGCTGGAACAGCGTGGGCTGGAGTCGATAGACTGGTCGTTGCCGGCTTAG
- a CDS encoding NAD(P)/FAD-dependent oxidoreductase, with the protein MAIKTDVVIVGAGPCGLFQVFELGLLDIHAHVVDALPQPGGQCAELYPDKPIYDIPAYPIIGAQELVDNLMEQIAPFKPEFHLAQMVEKLERREDGRFTLVTTAGTEFDTATVILAAGLGAFQPRRLKAPGAEAFEGESIHYSIKDPARFEGKNLVILGGGDSAMDWVIELHDRVESLTLVHRRPEYRAAPASVAKMKALAEAGKLREIHGMVREVRAENGRLAGLTVAEGAHDGELIEIDADEVCVFYGLSPNLGPIAEWGLDIDKRQVAVDTEKFQTSEPGIFAVGDINSYPGKKKLILSGFHEAALAAFAVQKHIDPDKRVFLQYTTTSPVMHERLGVKAEK; encoded by the coding sequence ATGGCTATTAAAACGGATGTCGTTATTGTCGGCGCGGGCCCCTGCGGCCTGTTCCAGGTTTTCGAGCTCGGGTTGCTGGATATCCACGCCCACGTGGTGGATGCCCTGCCCCAGCCCGGCGGGCAATGCGCGGAGCTGTATCCCGACAAGCCCATCTACGACATCCCGGCCTACCCCATCATCGGCGCGCAGGAGTTGGTCGATAACCTGATGGAACAGATCGCGCCGTTCAAGCCGGAGTTTCACCTGGCGCAGATGGTCGAGAAGCTGGAGCGCCGCGAGGACGGCCGCTTCACGCTGGTGACCACCGCCGGCACCGAGTTCGACACCGCCACCGTCATCCTGGCCGCCGGCCTGGGTGCGTTCCAGCCGCGTCGCCTGAAGGCGCCGGGCGCGGAGGCCTTCGAGGGCGAGTCCATCCACTACTCGATCAAGGACCCGGCGCGCTTCGAGGGCAAGAACCTGGTCATCCTGGGCGGCGGCGATTCGGCCATGGACTGGGTCATCGAACTGCACGACCGCGTCGAGTCGCTGACGCTGGTGCACCGCCGGCCGGAGTACCGCGCCGCGCCTGCTTCCGTGGCGAAAATGAAAGCGCTGGCAGAGGCCGGCAAGTTGCGCGAGATTCACGGCATGGTGCGCGAAGTACGCGCCGAGAACGGCCGCCTGGCCGGGCTGACCGTGGCCGAGGGCGCCCACGACGGCGAGCTGATCGAGATCGACGCCGACGAGGTCTGCGTGTTCTACGGCCTGTCACCCAACCTGGGTCCGATCGCCGAGTGGGGCCTGGACATCGACAAGCGCCAGGTGGCCGTCGATACCGAGAAATTCCAGACCTCCGAGCCCGGCATCTTCGCCGTCGGCGACATCAATTCCTACCCCGGCAAGAAGAAACTGATCCTGTCCGGCTTCCACGAAGCCGCGCTGGCCGCCTTCGCGGTGCAAAAGCACATCGACCCGGACAAGCGCGTGTTCCTGCAGTACACCACCACCAGCCCGGTGATGCATGAGCGGCTCGGGGTTAAGGCTGAGAAGTGA
- a CDS encoding class I SAM-dependent methyltransferase → MKRVIPLLAALAVAPAALAQDTFAERVAAASTGDHRSEANIARNDYRHPVETLEFFGFEDGDTVLEIWPGGGWYTEVLAPAIRDNGTFVIANWDPEVPDQPGYRYSLPKQLAEKFANDPEVYDQVEVVYFSSPETGSLGEDNSYDTILTFRNTHGWVGGGEAQGMFDEFARVLKPGGTLGVVQHRADDGTDPAETAKNGYVSEEYVKELAASAGLEFVAVSEVNANPKDTKDHPKGVWTLPPGLALGDEDKAKYEAIGESDRMTLKFTKP, encoded by the coding sequence ATGAAACGAGTGATCCCGCTGCTGGCCGCGCTGGCCGTTGCGCCGGCCGCACTGGCCCAGGACACCTTCGCCGAGCGCGTGGCCGCGGCCTCCACCGGCGACCATCGTTCCGAGGCCAACATCGCCCGTAACGACTACCGCCACCCGGTCGAGACGCTGGAGTTCTTCGGCTTCGAAGACGGCGACACCGTGCTGGAAATCTGGCCCGGCGGCGGCTGGTACACCGAGGTCCTGGCCCCGGCCATCCGCGACAACGGCACCTTCGTCATCGCCAACTGGGACCCGGAAGTCCCGGACCAGCCGGGCTACCGCTACAGCCTGCCCAAGCAGCTGGCCGAGAAGTTCGCCAACGACCCCGAGGTCTACGACCAGGTGGAAGTGGTCTACTTCTCTTCCCCGGAAACCGGCTCGCTGGGTGAGGACAATAGCTACGACACCATCCTGACCTTCCGCAACACCCATGGCTGGGTCGGCGGCGGCGAAGCCCAGGGCATGTTCGACGAGTTTGCCCGCGTACTGAAGCCGGGCGGCACCCTGGGTGTGGTCCAACACCGCGCCGACGACGGCACGGACCCGGCGGAAACCGCCAAGAATGGCTACGTTTCTGAGGAATACGTCAAGGAACTGGCCGCCAGTGCCGGCCTGGAATTTGTGGCTGTGTCAGAAGTCAACGCCAACCCGAAGGACACCAAGGACCATCCCAAGGGCGTCTGGACGCTGCCCCCGGGCCTGGCGCTGGGTGACGAGGACAAGGCCAAGTACGAGGCCATTGGTGAATCTGATCGGATGACGCTGAAGTTCACCAAGCCCTGA
- a CDS encoding efflux RND transporter permease subunit, whose amino-acid sequence MILSDLSVRRPVFATVISLLLVILGLAAMMRLPVRQYPDVDRPVVSVEVTYRGASAEVVETKVTQVIEDAVAGIEGVEKLTSSSADERADIRLEFNMERDIDAAANDVRDRVSRVVDQLPTEADPPEIAKADSSSQSIMFLNLQSDRMNGMEITDFADRYMVDRFSTVAGVARVRISGARRYAMRIWLDREALAARALTVSDIESALRAENVELPAGRLESESREFTLRTDTGFASADDFRALVIGRGADGQLVRLAEVADVRVGAENERSAARSNGEPAVSLAIEQLSKANSVLVSKAVRAELENVQKDLPEGMTVSVNYDRSTFIEASMDEVYKALGIALALVLVVIFVFLGSFRVMLIPAVVVPVSVVATFIVMGAMGYTINILTLLGLVLAIGLVVDDAIVVLENIYRRVEEGEKPLLAALDGSKEIGFAVIATTLVLIAVFVPLSFIEGDIGRLFREFGITLAAAVMFSSIVALTLTPMLCSKILSGRKLKKGLALKVDQFFNGLTALYRSVLSKTLKRPGWVALAALLVSIGAVALLRALPAEYAPNEDRGAFWVFMRAPEGSTLHYTDRLTRDMEAVVAAEMGEGPDKPVARYLTRVPGGWGSADVSTSRVIVLLKDWDERDDGDIAVAARINAGLANIPGARAFGRTSRALGVGGGGTPIEMVLGGPDYEALKEWRDAMLARMEEMPELLDPDSDFQERKPQMNISVDRDRAGTLGVSLSAVGRTLETMLGSRIVTTYVDRGREYNVVLQGQDSDRASTEDLTNLYVRSALTGDLVPLSNLVSIDEVAGPGQLNRFDRMRSIKLSADLAPGVKLGEAIDALNAVADETLPASARISWDGESEDFLESGFSLYITFGLALVIVFLVLSAQFESFVNPMIILVTVPLALSGALVGLWFMGGSINVFSQIGAILLIGLSAKNGVLIVEFANQLRDRGEDIRKAVLDASAVRLRPILMTSACTTFGALPLLLATGAGSEAREPIGVVIVFGVTISALLTLFAVPALYLLFAKNTRSPQHVSKIVDRLRGAVPGDGQGAEENPAGAV is encoded by the coding sequence GTGATCCTTTCCGACCTGTCGGTCCGCCGCCCGGTCTTCGCCACTGTCATTTCGCTGCTGCTGGTAATCCTGGGCCTGGCGGCGATGATGCGCCTGCCGGTGCGCCAGTACCCGGATGTCGACCGCCCGGTGGTGTCGGTGGAAGTCACCTACCGCGGCGCCTCCGCCGAGGTGGTCGAGACCAAGGTCACGCAGGTGATCGAAGACGCCGTCGCCGGCATCGAGGGGGTCGAGAAGCTCACCTCCAGCAGCGCCGACGAGCGCGCCGACATCCGCCTGGAATTCAACATGGAACGGGACATCGACGCCGCGGCCAATGATGTCCGCGACCGCGTCTCGCGCGTGGTCGACCAGCTGCCCACCGAGGCCGACCCGCCGGAAATCGCCAAGGCCGATTCCTCGTCGCAGTCGATCATGTTCCTGAACCTGCAGTCGGACCGCATGAACGGCATGGAGATCACCGATTTCGCCGACCGCTACATGGTCGACCGGTTCTCCACGGTTGCCGGCGTGGCGCGCGTACGCATCAGTGGCGCGCGGCGCTACGCCATGCGCATCTGGCTCGACCGCGAGGCGCTGGCCGCACGGGCGCTGACCGTCAGCGATATCGAGTCCGCGCTGCGCGCCGAGAACGTCGAACTACCCGCCGGGCGACTCGAGTCTGAATCGCGCGAGTTCACGCTGCGCACCGATACCGGCTTCGCCAGTGCGGATGATTTCCGCGCGCTGGTCATCGGCCGCGGTGCCGACGGCCAGCTAGTGCGCCTGGCCGAGGTGGCCGATGTCCGCGTCGGCGCCGAGAACGAACGCAGCGCCGCGCGCTCCAATGGCGAGCCGGCGGTTTCGCTGGCCATCGAACAGCTCTCCAAGGCCAACAGCGTGCTGGTGTCGAAAGCCGTGCGCGCCGAACTGGAAAACGTGCAGAAAGACCTGCCCGAAGGCATGACGGTGTCGGTCAACTACGATCGAAGTACCTTCATCGAAGCCTCGATGGACGAGGTCTACAAGGCGCTGGGTATTGCCCTGGCGCTGGTGCTGGTGGTGATCTTCGTGTTCCTGGGTTCGTTCCGGGTCATGCTCATCCCGGCCGTGGTGGTACCGGTCTCGGTGGTGGCCACGTTCATCGTCATGGGCGCGATGGGTTACACCATCAACATCCTGACCCTGCTGGGCCTGGTGCTGGCCATTGGCCTGGTGGTCGACGACGCCATCGTCGTGCTAGAGAACATCTACCGGCGCGTCGAAGAGGGCGAGAAGCCGCTGCTGGCGGCGCTGGACGGCTCGAAAGAGATCGGCTTCGCCGTGATCGCCACCACGCTGGTGCTGATCGCGGTGTTCGTGCCGCTGTCGTTCATCGAGGGTGATATCGGCCGCCTGTTCCGCGAATTCGGCATCACGCTGGCCGCTGCCGTGATGTTCTCCAGCATCGTCGCGCTGACACTCACGCCCATGCTGTGCTCGAAAATACTCAGCGGCCGCAAGCTCAAGAAGGGCCTGGCGCTGAAGGTGGACCAGTTCTTCAATGGCCTGACCGCGCTGTACCGTTCCGTGCTGTCGAAGACACTGAAGCGGCCCGGGTGGGTGGCGCTGGCGGCTTTGCTGGTTTCCATCGGCGCCGTCGCCCTGCTGCGCGCCCTGCCGGCCGAGTACGCGCCCAACGAGGACCGCGGTGCATTCTGGGTGTTCATGCGCGCGCCGGAAGGCTCCACGCTGCACTACACCGACCGGCTGACCCGCGACATGGAGGCCGTGGTCGCGGCCGAGATGGGCGAGGGGCCGGACAAGCCCGTAGCCCGTTACCTGACCCGTGTGCCGGGCGGCTGGGGTAGCGCCGATGTCAGCACCTCGCGCGTGATCGTGCTTCTGAAAGACTGGGATGAACGCGATGATGGCGACATCGCCGTCGCCGCGCGCATCAACGCCGGGCTGGCCAATATTCCCGGCGCCCGCGCCTTCGGCCGCACCTCGCGCGCGCTGGGCGTGGGTGGTGGCGGCACGCCGATTGAGATGGTGCTGGGCGGGCCGGACTACGAGGCCCTGAAGGAATGGCGCGACGCGATGCTGGCGCGCATGGAAGAGATGCCGGAACTGCTCGACCCCGACAGCGACTTCCAGGAGCGCAAGCCGCAGATGAACATCAGCGTCGACCGTGACCGCGCCGGCACGCTGGGCGTGTCGCTGTCGGCCGTCGGCCGCACGCTCGAGACCATGCTGGGATCGCGCATCGTCACGACCTATGTCGACCGCGGCCGCGAGTACAACGTGGTATTGCAGGGCCAGGATTCCGACCGCGCCAGCACCGAGGACCTGACCAACCTGTACGTACGCTCCGCGCTCACCGGCGACCTGGTGCCGCTGTCCAACCTGGTCAGCATCGACGAGGTGGCCGGGCCCGGGCAACTGAACCGCTTCGACCGCATGCGCTCGATCAAGCTGAGCGCCGACCTCGCGCCCGGTGTGAAGCTGGGCGAGGCCATCGACGCCCTGAACGCCGTGGCCGACGAGACCCTGCCGGCCAGCGCGCGTATCAGCTGGGACGGTGAAAGCGAGGATTTCCTGGAATCGGGCTTCTCGCTGTACATCACCTTCGGCCTGGCACTGGTGATCGTCTTCCTGGTGCTTTCCGCGCAGTTCGAGAGCTTTGTCAACCCGATGATTATCCTGGTGACGGTGCCGCTGGCGCTGAGCGGCGCCCTGGTCGGGCTGTGGTTCATGGGCGGCAGCATCAACGTGTTCAGCCAGATCGGCGCGATCCTGCTGATCGGCCTGTCGGCCAAGAACGGCGTGCTGATCGTCGAGTTCGCCAACCAGCTGCGCGACCGCGGCGAGGATATCCGTAAGGCCGTGCTGGACGCCTCCGCCGTGCGCCTGCGCCCAATCCTGATGACCAGCGCCTGTACCACCTTCGGCGCGCTGCCACTGTTGCTGGCCACCGGCGCCGGCTCCGAGGCGCGTGAGCCCATCGGTGTCGTCATCGTGTTCGGAGTGACCATTTCCGCGTTGCTGACGTTGTTCGCCGTGCCGGCCCTGTACCTGTTGTTCGCGAAGAACACGCGCTCGCCGCAGCACGTGTCGAAAATCGTCGACCGCCTGCGCGGCGCCGTCCCCGGCGACGGGCAGGGTGCGGAGGAAAACCCCGCCGGTGCGGTATAG
- a CDS encoding efflux RND transporter periplasmic adaptor subunit, translating to MKTKTILLALTLCVSAPVLAQFGDGPPAVVVSEAAIEPFPLAVEALGNASANEAVSIRPVISAILTGIHFMEGQYVEAGTMLAELENVEPLAEVAGAKAAFVETETQYQRLAELYKTQAVSQSQLQELEAQLEANRASVAAAKARLAHTVVEAPFAGRLGLRRVSVGSLVGPDTVITTLDDTSVIKLDFDVPEVFLARLDPGLEVTARSAAYPDDAFTGVVSSVDSRVDPVSRTVTVRALIDNQDARLRAGMFLTVTLLKQDIQSLVIPEQAIVPDQSKQFVWLVGEGDIAELREVRTGRRRPGQVEILAGLSAGDRVITEGTQKARAGEPVEVLGRAP from the coding sequence ATGAAGACAAAGACAATTCTGCTGGCGCTGACCTTGTGCGTGTCGGCGCCGGTACTGGCCCAGTTTGGCGACGGACCGCCGGCCGTGGTCGTTAGCGAGGCCGCCATCGAGCCGTTTCCGCTGGCCGTCGAGGCCCTGGGCAATGCCTCGGCCAACGAGGCCGTCAGCATCCGCCCTGTGATTTCCGCCATCCTCACCGGTATCCACTTTATGGAAGGGCAGTACGTGGAGGCCGGCACCATGCTGGCCGAGCTGGAGAACGTCGAACCGCTGGCCGAGGTCGCGGGCGCCAAGGCCGCCTTCGTGGAAACGGAGACCCAGTACCAGCGCCTGGCGGAGCTGTACAAGACCCAGGCCGTGTCGCAGTCGCAGTTGCAGGAGCTCGAGGCGCAGCTGGAGGCCAACCGGGCCTCGGTGGCCGCCGCCAAGGCGCGGCTGGCGCACACCGTGGTCGAGGCGCCGTTCGCCGGCCGCCTGGGCCTGCGCAGGGTCAGTGTCGGCAGCCTGGTGGGCCCGGATACGGTGATCACCACGCTGGATGACACCTCGGTGATCAAGCTCGATTTCGATGTCCCGGAAGTGTTCCTGGCGCGCCTGGACCCTGGGCTGGAAGTCACCGCCCGCAGCGCCGCCTATCCCGATGACGCCTTCACCGGCGTGGTCAGCTCGGTCGACTCGCGCGTCGACCCGGTCAGCCGTACCGTCACCGTGCGCGCGCTGATCGACAACCAGGATGCGCGCCTGCGCGCCGGCATGTTCCTGACCGTGACGCTGCTGAAGCAGGACATCCAGTCGCTGGTGATCCCCGAGCAGGCCATCGTGCCCGACCAGTCCAAGCAGTTTGTCTGGTTGGTGGGCGAGGGCGATATCGCCGAACTGCGTGAAGTCCGCACCGGCCGCCGCCGCCCGGGGCAGGTGGAGATCCTGGCCGGGCTGTCCGCCGGTGACCGCGTGATCACCGAGGGCACCCAGAAAGCCCGGGCCGGCGAGCCCGTTGAAGTGCTGGGGCGCGCGCCGTGA
- a CDS encoding arylesterase: MLLISMVAGPVLGQERPVLLVIGDSLSAGYNMPLDAAWPRLLEQRLQDHGHDFDVVNASVTGDTTQGGRTRLPRLLERHQPAWVIIELGGNDGLRGLPLATTRANLEAMVRASTDAGAQVMLTGIVLPPNYGSGYTQAFEAIYTDLAEQHRALLVPFFMEGVALTKGMMQADGIHPNEQAQPILLDNVWAVLAPALSDS; this comes from the coding sequence GTGTTGCTGATTTCAATGGTTGCCGGCCCGGTTTTGGGGCAGGAGCGGCCCGTCCTGCTGGTGATCGGGGACAGCCTGAGCGCCGGCTACAACATGCCGCTGGATGCGGCCTGGCCGCGCCTGCTCGAACAACGGTTGCAGGACCATGGCCACGATTTCGACGTGGTCAACGCCAGTGTCACCGGCGACACCACCCAGGGCGGCCGCACGCGCCTGCCGCGCCTGCTGGAGCGGCACCAGCCGGCCTGGGTGATCATCGAACTGGGTGGCAATGACGGCCTGCGCGGCCTGCCGCTGGCCACCACCCGTGCCAATCTCGAGGCCATGGTGCGCGCCAGCACCGATGCCGGGGCACAGGTCATGCTGACCGGTATAGTCCTGCCGCCCAACTATGGTTCCGGCTATACGCAGGCCTTCGAGGCCATCTATACCGACCTCGCCGAGCAGCACCGGGCACTGTTGGTGCCGTTTTTCATGGAAGGCGTCGCGCTCACCAAGGGCATGATGCAGGCCGACGGTATCCACCCCAACGAACAGGCGCAGCCGATACTGCTGGACAACGTCTGGGCCGTACTCGCGCCCGCGCTCAGCGATTCATGA
- a CDS encoding ABC transporter ATP-binding protein: MNTPLANTAPALSAEQLVKRVDGPGGALTILDHVSFDVATGDTVAIVGVSGAGKSTLLGLLAGLDVPSEGRVLLENHDLSVLDEDGRAAVRADHVGFVFQSFHLVPSLTALENVMLPLELAGRDDARALAEDTLASVGLAERAGHYPRQMSGGEKQRVAIARAFVIEPRVLFADEPTGNLDQATGEHIIELLFELNRARGATLVLVTHDLELARRCDRVLHMAAGRIEREEHPATAGAA; encoded by the coding sequence ATGAACACTCCTCTGGCAAATACCGCGCCGGCACTCAGCGCCGAACAACTGGTGAAACGCGTCGACGGCCCTGGTGGCGCGCTGACGATCCTCGATCACGTCAGCTTCGATGTCGCCACCGGCGACACCGTGGCCATTGTCGGCGTCTCCGGCGCCGGCAAGTCCACCTTGCTGGGACTCCTCGCGGGCCTGGATGTTCCCAGCGAAGGCCGTGTTTTACTCGAAAATCACGATTTATCCGTTCTCGACGAGGATGGCCGCGCCGCGGTGCGCGCCGACCACGTGGGTTTCGTGTTCCAGTCCTTCCACCTGGTGCCGTCACTGACCGCGCTGGAAAACGTCATGTTGCCGCTGGAACTGGCCGGCCGTGACGACGCCCGCGCGCTGGCGGAAGACACGCTCGCCAGCGTCGGCCTGGCCGAGCGGGCGGGCCATTATCCACGACAGATGTCCGGTGGCGAGAAGCAACGTGTAGCCATCGCACGCGCCTTCGTCATCGAGCCACGCGTGCTGTTCGCCGATGAGCCCACCGGCAACCTGGACCAGGCCACCGGCGAGCACATCATCGAGCTGCTGTTCGAACTCAACCGCGCGCGCGGCGCGACCCTGGTGCTGGTCACCCACGACCTGGAACTCGCGCGCCGCTGCGACCGCGTGCTGCACATGGCGGCCGGCCGCATCGAGCGCGAGGAACATCCCGCCACGGCCGGCGCCGCGTGA